One genomic segment of Microbacterium maritypicum includes these proteins:
- a CDS encoding ribonuclease H family protein codes for MTITAAADGSALGNPGPNGWAWYIDDENWAAGGSPHGTNNQGELRAVLELLLATAGTDEKLLIECDSRYVIDSVTKWMPGWKRKGWRKSDGGPVLNRDLLEGIDEAIRGRNVEFSWVKGHAGHPLNEAADERANAAAKAYQAKQEPRRGPGFTRAADAGAAVAASAPVAASSSAAPSSAASSSASSSTSAAAALAPSPAAPTSVAEPLWAEAADLLDGWDAPADDPIELRIPLSSDEHARLRDRAEAQGISLEEALRRLI; via the coding sequence ATGACGATCACCGCCGCCGCAGACGGCTCCGCCCTGGGTAACCCCGGCCCCAACGGCTGGGCCTGGTACATCGACGACGAGAACTGGGCGGCCGGCGGATCCCCGCACGGCACCAACAACCAGGGCGAGCTGCGGGCCGTGCTCGAGCTGCTGCTCGCGACGGCGGGCACCGACGAGAAGCTGCTGATCGAATGCGACAGCCGTTACGTGATCGACTCCGTGACCAAGTGGATGCCGGGGTGGAAGCGCAAGGGCTGGCGCAAGTCCGACGGCGGGCCCGTGCTCAACCGCGACCTGCTGGAGGGCATCGATGAGGCCATCCGTGGCCGGAACGTCGAGTTCTCCTGGGTCAAGGGCCACGCAGGACACCCGCTGAACGAAGCCGCCGACGAGCGCGCGAACGCCGCGGCCAAGGCCTACCAGGCGAAGCAGGAACCGCGACGAGGGCCCGGCTTCACCCGCGCGGCAGACGCCGGAGCCGCCGTCGCCGCGTCGGCACCGGTCGCCGCTTCCTCGTCCGCCGCGCCGTCATCAGCCGCATCGTCATCCGCATCGTCGAGCACGTCGGCTGCCGCAGCACTCGCGCCCTCCCCCGCGGCCCCGACGTCGGTCGCTGAGCCGCTCTGGGCCGAGGCCGCCGACCTCCTCGACGGGTGGGACGCACCGGCGGACGACCCGATCGAGCTGCGCATCCCCCTCTCCTCCGACGAGCACGCACGGCTGCGCGACCGGGCCGAGGCTCAGGGCATCTCGCTCGAAGAGGCGCTCCGCCGCCTGATCTGA
- a CDS encoding DoxX family protein, translating into MSTPTRTIGRIFLGASLVFAGVSHLTVAREEFQAQVPESLPLDPDTTVLASGVAEIALGSALLLTRRRRRTVGTIAALFFVAVFPGNVAQWMHHRDGFGLDTDMKRFVRLFFQPVLVALALWSTREPRR; encoded by the coding sequence ATGTCGACTCCCACCCGCACCATCGGCCGTATCTTCCTCGGCGCCTCCCTCGTCTTCGCGGGCGTCTCGCACCTCACGGTGGCGCGCGAGGAGTTCCAGGCGCAGGTCCCCGAGTCGCTGCCGCTGGATCCTGACACCACGGTGCTCGCCTCCGGCGTGGCCGAGATCGCACTCGGATCCGCCCTGCTGCTGACACGACGCCGTCGGCGCACGGTCGGCACGATCGCCGCTCTGTTCTTCGTCGCCGTGTTCCCCGGCAACGTGGCGCAGTGGATGCACCACCGCGACGGCTTCGGTCTCGACACGGACATGAAGCGCTTCGTGCGGCTGTTCTTCCAGCCCGTGCTCGTCGCGCTGGCGCTGTGGTCGACCCGCGAACCCCGACGCTGA
- a CDS encoding M4 family metallopeptidase codes for MSSTASAQHHGVVPSYLLARLAESGRFPKAAAAARQTLTAGRPPFRARIDLSIDENGDLVAQLSEAPNRTISDAGNTQQLPGAIVRGEDDGPVEDPAVNEAFDGLGATFEMLLAAFDRNSLDDAGAPLDATVHYGVDYDNAFWDGERMVFGDGDGEVFQHFTGSLTVIGHELAHGVVQHTANLEYQGQPGALNESIADVFGALTEQYALGQTADQATWLIGAEIFTDAVEGAALRSMIAPGTAYDDDELGKDPQPDHMSGFVRTTEDNGGVHINSGIPNRAFALFSIDLGGKAWERAGTVWYRALTGGLSSTATFTQFADATVAAAAAVDAATAAAARRAWTTVGVYGDERVLSTD; via the coding sequence ATGAGCAGCACAGCATCCGCACAACATCATGGAGTGGTCCCCTCCTACCTGCTCGCGCGCCTGGCCGAGTCGGGTCGCTTCCCGAAGGCCGCGGCCGCCGCACGGCAGACGCTCACGGCCGGCCGCCCGCCGTTCCGCGCGCGCATCGACCTCTCGATCGACGAGAACGGCGACCTCGTGGCCCAGCTGTCCGAGGCCCCGAACCGCACGATCAGCGATGCGGGCAACACGCAGCAGCTGCCGGGCGCGATCGTGCGCGGCGAAGACGACGGGCCCGTCGAAGACCCCGCGGTCAACGAGGCCTTCGACGGACTCGGCGCCACGTTCGAGATGCTCCTGGCCGCTTTCGATCGCAACTCGCTCGACGATGCCGGGGCGCCGCTCGATGCGACCGTGCACTACGGCGTCGACTACGACAACGCGTTCTGGGACGGCGAGCGCATGGTGTTCGGCGACGGCGACGGCGAGGTGTTCCAGCACTTCACCGGCTCGCTCACCGTCATCGGACACGAACTCGCGCACGGCGTCGTGCAGCACACCGCGAACCTCGAGTACCAGGGCCAGCCCGGCGCACTGAACGAGTCGATCGCCGATGTGTTCGGCGCCCTGACCGAGCAGTACGCCCTCGGCCAGACGGCCGACCAGGCGACGTGGCTGATCGGCGCCGAGATCTTCACCGACGCCGTCGAGGGCGCGGCTCTGCGTTCGATGATCGCGCCGGGCACCGCCTACGACGACGACGAGCTCGGCAAAGACCCGCAGCCCGACCACATGAGCGGCTTCGTGCGCACCACGGAAGACAACGGCGGAGTGCACATCAACTCCGGAATCCCCAACCGCGCGTTCGCCCTCTTCTCGATCGACCTCGGTGGCAAGGCGTGGGAGCGCGCGGGCACCGTCTGGTATCGCGCGCTCACGGGCGGCCTGTCGAGCACCGCGACCTTCACGCAGTTCGCCGATGCCACCGTCGCCGCGGCCGCAGCCGTCGACGCCGCCACAGCCGCAGCGGCTCGACGCGCGTGGACGACCGTGGGAGTCTATGGAGATGAGCGAGTCCTCTCCACCGACTGA
- a CDS encoding Pr6Pr family membrane protein: MKARTVFGLLRLSAAAVCLVALIHRLAWGLASNTIASQNFFAYLTNQSNIAFVVLLTVAGILALRRAKDPRWLTVALALVLTWTITAGLVFAILVWQAGIRGIRIDVPWSDQVLHFWLPAVTVAAWALAPGHRSVPWRVIPVSLAYPVIWGVATMIRGPLIGWYPYYFLDPRQVSGPMEFLISSAIALGTFAAVATLLVLISRMPVPKRLRGKTEGTAQASTPEQARAGERVGQT; this comes from the coding sequence GTGAAGGCGCGTACCGTCTTCGGCCTGCTCCGCCTCAGCGCGGCCGCCGTCTGTCTCGTGGCGCTCATCCACCGGCTCGCCTGGGGTCTCGCATCGAACACGATCGCGAGCCAGAACTTCTTCGCCTATCTGACGAACCAGTCGAACATCGCTTTCGTGGTGCTGCTCACCGTCGCCGGCATCCTCGCGCTGCGCCGCGCGAAGGATCCTCGCTGGCTCACCGTCGCCCTGGCACTCGTTCTGACCTGGACGATCACGGCCGGACTCGTGTTCGCCATCCTGGTCTGGCAGGCCGGCATCCGCGGCATCCGCATCGACGTGCCCTGGTCGGATCAGGTGCTGCACTTCTGGCTCCCCGCAGTGACCGTGGCGGCCTGGGCACTCGCACCCGGTCACCGCTCCGTCCCGTGGCGCGTGATCCCGGTGTCGCTGGCGTACCCGGTGATCTGGGGCGTCGCCACCATGATCCGCGGCCCGCTGATCGGCTGGTACCCGTACTACTTCCTCGATCCGCGGCAGGTGAGCGGTCCGATGGAGTTCCTGATCTCATCGGCGATCGCGCTCGGCACGTTCGCCGCCGTCGCCACCCTCCTCGTGCTCATCAGCCGCATGCCGGTACCGAAACGGCTGCGCGGGAAAACCGAGGGCACTGCGCAGGCATCGACGCCGGAGCAGGCGAGAGCCGGCGAACGGGTCGGTCAGACGTAG
- a CDS encoding carbohydrate ABC transporter permease — protein MASRTSPGSGRRRLDPGRAGRWFVLPAAALLLFFFAYPLGASLWQSLFRTEGGVTSFVGLGQYERLFSDPLIAKSLLNAGLILIVQVPLMMALAVGLAYLLNQSWLRWRSGFRLLTFLPAVTTLVAYAVVFRVLLATDGGAVNQMLGVLGVAPIDWLNNEWWARVSVIAAVTWRWTGYNMVIILAGLQSIPPELYEAAKVDGAGRWQTFWSVVLPQLRPVLIFTGITSTIGALQLFDENFILTGGGPNDATLTPVLYLYKVGFRQFDFGYASAIAWMLVLITAIIAVVQFRVMREKP, from the coding sequence ATGGCCTCTCGGACCTCGCCCGGGTCCGGCCGTCGACGGCTGGACCCGGGTAGGGCCGGACGCTGGTTCGTGCTGCCGGCTGCCGCCCTGCTCCTGTTCTTCTTCGCCTATCCGCTGGGCGCCTCGCTCTGGCAGAGCCTGTTCCGCACCGAGGGCGGCGTCACGAGCTTCGTCGGACTGGGTCAGTACGAGCGGCTGTTCTCCGATCCGCTGATCGCGAAGAGCCTGCTCAACGCCGGACTGATCCTCATCGTCCAGGTGCCGCTGATGATGGCGCTCGCCGTGGGTCTCGCCTACCTGCTCAACCAGTCGTGGCTGCGCTGGCGATCGGGATTCCGTCTTCTCACGTTCCTCCCGGCGGTGACCACTCTCGTCGCGTACGCGGTGGTGTTCCGGGTGCTGCTCGCCACCGACGGCGGCGCCGTGAACCAGATGCTGGGTGTGCTCGGCGTCGCCCCGATCGACTGGCTGAACAACGAGTGGTGGGCACGGGTCTCGGTGATCGCGGCGGTGACCTGGCGGTGGACCGGCTACAACATGGTCATCATCCTCGCCGGCCTGCAGTCGATCCCCCCGGAGCTCTACGAGGCGGCCAAGGTCGACGGCGCCGGACGCTGGCAGACGTTCTGGAGCGTCGTGCTGCCGCAGCTGCGACCGGTGCTGATCTTCACGGGGATCACCTCGACGATCGGCGCACTGCAGCTGTTCGACGAGAACTTCATCCTCACCGGCGGCGGCCCCAACGACGCCACGCTCACCCCGGTGCTCTACCTGTACAAGGTCGGGTTCCGACAGTTCGACTTCGGCTATGCATCAGCCATCGCCTGGATGCTGGTGCTGATCACCGCGATCATCGCCGTCGTGCAATTCCGGGTCATGAGGGAGAAGCCATGA
- a CDS encoding protealysin inhibitor emfourin, whose product MSESSPPTDAQVAIAVVRTGGIAGIRRQWRVEAAPDDAVHWIDLIDRCPWDQETDAGSGADRFVWSIRARTPSERRERELPDSELDGPWRALVEAVRAASA is encoded by the coding sequence ATGAGCGAGTCCTCTCCACCGACTGACGCGCAGGTCGCGATCGCGGTGGTGCGCACCGGCGGTATCGCCGGCATCCGCCGGCAATGGCGGGTGGAGGCCGCGCCCGACGATGCGGTGCACTGGATCGACCTGATCGACCGCTGCCCGTGGGACCAGGAGACGGACGCCGGATCCGGCGCCGACCGGTTCGTGTGGAGCATCCGGGCCCGCACACCGTCGGAGCGCCGCGAACGGGAGCTGCCCGACTCGGAGCTCGACGGCCCCTGGCGCGCGCTCGTCGAAGCCGTGCGTGCGGCCTCAGCCTGA
- a CDS encoding ABC transporter substrate-binding protein, with amino-acid sequence MKKKLTGIAALVAVGVGLAGCAAGGVPGGGSGVALDPDATLDGEITVWSWDVGAVALERLAADFEKAHDGTTVKVVDVGYDNAYDKMSVGFQAGTGLPDVVTIETDAAPGYITQFPKGMLDLNPILGDDEADFDPFKWSAGSDAEGSLRIAPWDSGTVALYYRTDIVEQAGVDIEAAETWDDLIAAGKVIKEKTGHTLLSTDLSAGGGFQMLLQQLGQGLFNEAGEITLDSPEAVRVLTMLQEMNEAGLIKNVTGWDGRVTSAKDGDSAVTADAVWWIGTLQGDAPELSGKYAVLPLPVFDEGGARTSNNGGSGLAVPAQAKNPQLAAAFVDFVLADADNQVSMMTNEGLFPSYLPALESEYFSKPVEYFGGQPVYETFAELTGQIPPIVYTSDSAEASDIVANAVAAAVLNGADPATVLADAAAQLATSTGREVAE; translated from the coding sequence ATGAAGAAGAAGCTCACCGGAATCGCCGCGCTCGTGGCAGTGGGAGTCGGCCTCGCCGGATGTGCGGCCGGAGGAGTGCCCGGCGGCGGATCCGGCGTCGCGCTCGACCCCGATGCGACGCTCGACGGCGAGATCACGGTCTGGTCCTGGGACGTGGGCGCCGTCGCGCTCGAGCGTCTGGCCGCCGACTTCGAGAAGGCTCACGATGGCACCACCGTGAAGGTGGTCGACGTGGGATACGACAACGCGTACGACAAGATGTCGGTCGGCTTCCAGGCCGGCACCGGGCTGCCCGACGTCGTCACGATCGAGACCGATGCGGCCCCCGGCTACATCACGCAGTTCCCGAAGGGCATGCTCGATCTGAACCCGATCCTGGGCGACGACGAAGCCGACTTCGACCCGTTCAAGTGGTCGGCGGGATCGGATGCCGAGGGCTCGCTGCGCATCGCCCCGTGGGACTCCGGCACCGTCGCGCTGTACTACCGCACCGACATCGTCGAGCAGGCGGGCGTCGACATCGAGGCCGCGGAGACCTGGGACGATCTGATCGCGGCGGGCAAGGTGATCAAGGAGAAGACCGGACACACGCTGCTGTCCACTGACCTCTCCGCCGGTGGCGGCTTCCAGATGCTGCTGCAGCAGCTCGGGCAGGGGTTGTTCAACGAGGCGGGGGAGATCACGCTCGACTCGCCGGAAGCCGTGCGCGTGCTCACCATGCTGCAGGAGATGAACGAGGCCGGTCTCATCAAGAACGTCACCGGATGGGACGGGCGGGTCACGTCCGCGAAGGACGGCGACTCCGCCGTGACCGCAGACGCGGTCTGGTGGATCGGCACGCTCCAGGGCGATGCCCCCGAGCTGAGCGGCAAGTACGCCGTGCTCCCGCTCCCGGTGTTCGACGAGGGCGGCGCCCGCACGTCGAACAACGGCGGATCCGGCCTCGCGGTGCCTGCGCAGGCGAAGAACCCGCAGCTGGCCGCGGCGTTCGTCGACTTCGTGCTCGCGGATGCCGACAACCAGGTGTCGATGATGACGAACGAGGGGCTCTTCCCGTCGTACCTGCCCGCACTGGAGTCGGAATACTTCTCGAAGCCGGTCGAGTACTTCGGCGGTCAGCCGGTCTACGAGACCTTCGCCGAGCTCACGGGCCAGATCCCGCCGATCGTCTACACCTCGGACAGTGCAGAGGCCTCGGACATCGTCGCCAACGCCGTCGCCGCCGCCGTGCTGAACGGCGCCGACCCCGCCACCGTGCTCGCCGACGCGGCCGCGCAGCTCGCCACCTCCACCGGTCGAGAGGTCGCGGAGTAA
- a CDS encoding amylo-alpha-1,6-glucosidase has protein sequence MMTDAAALAGRRLDLVSAPFTLPRSRVLVFRADDGEGVRVHTSEYERRLSDCRVLDALTVIGAGGEVLPVTDVHPARVTFGAAAATLTFADPSTLSLGGEPGARVRLRRPDGHVEEHLLGGGIRLRVAADRAVAVESGDHCAALAATEAIWAEWFAKCPSVRDDLQEMAAFCWWVLGANIVELPSLGDARAIVPSKIGYVGLWQWDAYFIAVGLRHGDPELAREQLDIAFRFPQPDGQLPDVVHELGVLATSDDLPESDRANLRRAGSQIADPSAPVPLTKPPLAAWALRKVLEVEDAPDYARTQLARIVRSQDWWFAGSDLDHDGMPEYGHPYSSGLDDSPIFDGPLPTAAPDLGAYLVQQDRELASLLVKYEPDADVERFRARAETTQELLLRTWDPERSRFLAFGGGEPQLSDTVVGLMPLLTGTLPAPIAAALRQAVDDPERFALPWGLPTVAASDPDFSEERMWRGPVWVNTSMLVAEGLEASGYPERARELREQTVALVIHGGGPHEYFNPQTGEKARTATTAFGWSAALFVDLAVQLS, from the coding sequence ATGATGACGGATGCCGCCGCGCTCGCCGGGCGCCGCCTCGACCTGGTGTCCGCGCCCTTCACGTTGCCGCGCTCGCGCGTGCTGGTGTTCCGCGCCGACGACGGCGAGGGCGTGCGCGTGCACACCTCGGAGTACGAGCGGCGGCTGTCGGACTGCCGGGTGCTGGATGCGCTGACCGTGATCGGCGCCGGGGGCGAGGTGCTTCCGGTGACCGACGTGCATCCTGCGCGAGTGACGTTCGGCGCTGCTGCGGCGACGCTGACCTTCGCCGATCCGTCGACGCTGAGCCTCGGGGGAGAACCGGGGGCGCGGGTGCGGCTGCGGCGTCCGGACGGTCATGTCGAGGAGCATCTGCTCGGCGGCGGCATCCGGTTGCGCGTCGCCGCGGATCGTGCCGTCGCGGTGGAGAGCGGAGACCACTGCGCAGCGCTCGCCGCGACCGAGGCGATCTGGGCCGAGTGGTTCGCGAAGTGCCCGAGCGTGCGCGACGATCTGCAGGAGATGGCGGCGTTTTGCTGGTGGGTGCTCGGTGCGAACATCGTCGAGCTGCCGTCGCTGGGCGATGCCAGGGCGATCGTGCCGTCGAAGATCGGCTACGTCGGTCTCTGGCAGTGGGATGCCTACTTCATCGCCGTCGGCCTGCGGCACGGCGACCCCGAGCTCGCTCGTGAGCAGCTCGATATCGCCTTCCGGTTCCCGCAGCCCGACGGGCAGCTGCCCGATGTCGTGCACGAGCTTGGAGTGCTGGCGACCAGCGACGACCTTCCCGAGAGCGACCGCGCGAACTTGCGTCGTGCCGGATCGCAGATCGCCGATCCGAGTGCGCCCGTGCCCCTGACCAAGCCGCCGCTCGCCGCGTGGGCGTTGCGCAAAGTGCTCGAGGTCGAGGATGCTCCCGACTATGCGCGCACGCAGCTGGCCCGCATCGTGCGCTCGCAGGACTGGTGGTTCGCCGGGAGCGACCTCGACCACGACGGGATGCCCGAGTACGGGCATCCGTACTCCTCTGGGCTCGACGACAGCCCGATCTTCGACGGTCCCCTGCCGACCGCGGCTCCCGACCTCGGTGCCTACCTCGTGCAGCAGGATCGGGAGCTCGCCTCCCTGCTGGTGAAGTACGAGCCGGATGCCGACGTGGAGCGGTTTCGTGCGCGGGCCGAGACCACGCAGGAGCTGCTGCTGCGCACGTGGGATCCCGAGCGGAGCCGGTTCCTCGCCTTCGGCGGCGGAGAGCCGCAGCTCAGCGACACCGTCGTCGGGCTGATGCCGCTGCTCACGGGCACGCTGCCGGCTCCGATCGCCGCGGCGCTGCGTCAGGCCGTCGACGACCCCGAGCGCTTCGCCCTGCCCTGGGGGCTGCCGACCGTCGCGGCCTCCGATCCCGATTTCTCGGAGGAGCGCATGTGGCGCGGACCGGTGTGGGTCAACACGAGCATGCTCGTCGCCGAGGGGCTGGAGGCGTCGGGGTATCCCGAGCGCGCGCGGGAGCTGCGTGAGCAGACCGTGGCCCTGGTGATCCACGGCGGGGGCCCGCACGAGTACTTCAATCCGCAGACGGGCGAGAAGGCCCGCACCGCCACCACGGCATTCGGCTGGTCGGCCGCGCTGTTCGTCGACCTCGCGGTGCAGCTCAGCTGA
- a CDS encoding carbohydrate ABC transporter permease: protein MSIQTPPLTGPAPATDSTIAITAPGYRSRGRGGPSVDRARRRFGSTLLHVVLVVAGIGMVFPFVWMLLTSFKTLPQLLKNPLQFLPDPWTFENYTQAWNAVPFGQAYLNSAYIAILVVVGTLLTASMAGYAFARIRFRGSKVLFIVFLATQMIPKQVTLIPFYLLMSNLGWVDSHLALIVPGIMANPFAVFLMRQFVLALPRELEEAAIVDGAGRWRIFWSVVLPNLKPGLAALSIIVALDVWNAFLFPLVLLNSPDLFTVPLLLNAFEGQQGSINYGLVMAASAIATVPMLIVFVIGQRKILNSMAASGLGGR from the coding sequence ATGAGCATTCAGACTCCTCCGCTGACCGGCCCCGCTCCGGCGACCGACTCCACCATCGCCATCACCGCGCCCGGATACCGCTCGCGCGGGCGTGGAGGCCCCTCCGTCGATCGCGCGCGCCGCCGGTTCGGGTCGACCCTGCTGCACGTGGTGCTCGTGGTGGCCGGGATCGGCATGGTGTTCCCGTTCGTCTGGATGCTGCTGACCTCGTTCAAGACCCTGCCGCAGCTGCTGAAGAACCCGCTGCAGTTCCTTCCTGATCCCTGGACCTTCGAGAACTACACGCAGGCCTGGAACGCGGTCCCGTTCGGTCAGGCGTACCTGAACAGCGCGTACATCGCGATCCTCGTGGTGGTCGGCACGCTGCTCACGGCGTCGATGGCGGGATATGCGTTCGCGCGGATCCGGTTCCGCGGCAGCAAGGTGCTCTTCATCGTCTTCCTCGCGACGCAGATGATCCCGAAGCAGGTGACGCTGATCCCGTTCTACCTGCTGATGTCGAACCTCGGCTGGGTCGACTCGCATCTCGCGCTGATCGTGCCCGGCATCATGGCGAACCCCTTCGCGGTGTTCCTGATGCGGCAGTTCGTGCTCGCCCTGCCGCGGGAACTGGAAGAGGCGGCCATCGTCGACGGCGCCGGCCGCTGGCGCATCTTCTGGAGTGTCGTGCTCCCGAACCTCAAGCCCGGTCTCGCGGCACTCAGCATCATCGTCGCACTCGACGTCTGGAACGCCTTCCTGTTCCCGCTCGTGCTGCTGAACTCGCCCGACCTGTTCACGGTGCCGCTCCTGCTGAACGCTTTCGAGGGCCAGCAGGGATCCATCAATTACGGACTCGTGATGGCGGCTTCCGCGATCGCGACCGTGCCGATGCTGATCGTGTTCGTGATCGGTCAGCGCAAGATCCTCAACAGCATGGCCGCCTCGGGACTCGGAGGGCGATGA
- a CDS encoding carbohydrate ABC transporter permease — translation MSTLTENGRMPQVTPAASAPPLRKEALWRRRDRLWGYVFVGPQMIGMGLFVVLPFAASLVLAFADWDGLTDLTWVGFANFADQLTDPLLGRAILNTLIIAIVTVPIGLGLSVIVAVALEKLKTRTLYLILFFAPVVTSTVAVAMIWQQMFRSDGLLSTTISKVFGVTPPDWLQDPKLALLAVCIVTIWSSMGLNVVIFLAGLQNISPSVIEAARIDGAGPWRLFTSIRLPLLSPIVFFSSVVAFISSLQTFDTVYVLVQDAGPDNATRTIVYHIFDLGFGRFEFGPSSAASIILLLLTLVITAVQFGAQKKFVHYEDDPA, via the coding sequence GTGAGCACTCTCACCGAGAACGGGCGGATGCCGCAGGTCACCCCTGCGGCATCCGCCCCGCCCCTGCGCAAGGAGGCGCTCTGGCGTCGCCGCGACCGCCTGTGGGGCTACGTCTTCGTCGGCCCTCAGATGATCGGCATGGGGCTGTTCGTCGTGCTGCCGTTCGCCGCCAGCCTGGTGCTCGCGTTCGCGGACTGGGACGGTCTGACCGACCTCACCTGGGTGGGTTTCGCCAACTTCGCCGATCAGCTGACCGACCCGCTCCTCGGTCGCGCGATCCTCAACACGCTCATCATCGCGATCGTCACGGTGCCGATCGGCCTCGGACTCTCGGTGATCGTCGCCGTCGCGCTCGAGAAGCTCAAGACGCGCACGCTCTACCTGATCCTGTTCTTCGCCCCGGTCGTGACCTCCACGGTCGCGGTGGCGATGATCTGGCAGCAGATGTTCCGCTCCGACGGGCTGCTGTCCACGACGATCTCGAAGGTCTTCGGGGTCACCCCGCCCGATTGGCTGCAGGACCCGAAGCTCGCCCTCCTCGCCGTCTGCATCGTCACCATCTGGTCGTCGATGGGCCTCAACGTCGTGATCTTCCTCGCCGGGCTGCAGAACATCTCCCCCTCGGTGATCGAGGCCGCCCGCATCGACGGCGCAGGGCCCTGGAGGCTGTTCACGAGCATCCGCCTGCCGTTGCTCTCCCCGATCGTGTTCTTCTCGTCGGTGGTCGCCTTCATCTCTTCCCTGCAGACGTTCGACACGGTCTACGTGCTGGTGCAGGACGCCGGCCCCGACAACGCGACCCGCACCATCGTGTATCACATCTTCGATCTGGGCTTCGGGCGCTTCGAGTTCGGTCCGTCGAGTGCCGCGAGCATCATCCTGCTGCTGCTGACGCTCGTCATCACCGCGGTGCAGTTCGGCGCGCAGAAGAAGTTCGTCCACTACGAGGATGACCCCGCATGA
- a CDS encoding ABC transporter substrate-binding protein — protein MARANVTRYLALGAAGALALGLAACSGGGGGGGGGVDADGKATVVWSTWGTADELTRYEEFNKDFMKRHPDITVKLQPVADYGDYHSKLLAQLTSNTAPDVFYVGDDKIGQFVDSKRLMPLSELMDSKDSKTKKDDFFPGLFGAAENDGEVYAAPNDSNPDVFWYDKQALATAGITEDPATLAENGEWTTDKFLEMNKKLHDAGLTGTMYWNYWATHWSWLSSQGLDAPYDDSGAFVANKDADTVESVQQLGDLFEDGTFVVADTLPDGAGADSVFVTHKAGFFVQGRYTIGTVDATGEQDSYDIVQWPTPDGEAAPTGVATSFLAINGKTKVKDAAFTFWTEFLSAEGQTFRLQGGGNAVPSIKGADEVVLEGDYPAHAQTFLDMRDIGFEDYPAEARVPGLPTAIADEFLKLYQGKADAQETLDTIADLVKERSE, from the coding sequence ATGGCACGTGCGAACGTGACGCGGTATCTGGCACTGGGTGCCGCCGGCGCTCTGGCACTCGGACTCGCCGCGTGCAGCGGTGGGGGCGGAGGAGGCGGAGGGGGCGTCGACGCCGACGGCAAGGCCACGGTCGTCTGGTCCACCTGGGGCACGGCCGACGAGCTCACCCGCTACGAGGAGTTCAACAAGGACTTCATGAAGCGCCACCCCGACATCACCGTCAAGCTGCAGCCCGTCGCCGACTACGGCGACTACCACTCCAAGCTGCTCGCGCAGCTCACCAGCAACACCGCGCCCGACGTGTTCTACGTCGGTGACGACAAGATCGGTCAGTTCGTCGACTCGAAGCGCCTGATGCCGCTCAGCGAGCTGATGGACTCGAAGGACAGCAAGACAAAGAAGGACGACTTCTTCCCCGGTCTCTTCGGCGCCGCCGAGAACGACGGAGAGGTCTACGCTGCTCCGAACGACTCCAATCCCGACGTGTTCTGGTACGACAAGCAGGCGCTGGCGACCGCCGGGATCACCGAGGACCCCGCGACCCTGGCCGAGAACGGCGAGTGGACCACCGACAAGTTCCTGGAGATGAACAAGAAGCTCCACGACGCGGGTCTCACCGGCACCATGTACTGGAACTACTGGGCGACGCACTGGAGCTGGCTCTCGTCGCAGGGCCTCGATGCTCCCTATGACGATTCCGGAGCCTTCGTCGCGAACAAGGATGCCGACACCGTCGAGTCGGTGCAGCAGCTCGGCGACCTGTTCGAGGACGGCACCTTCGTCGTCGCCGACACGCTCCCTGACGGCGCCGGCGCCGACAGCGTGTTCGTCACGCACAAGGCCGGCTTCTTCGTGCAGGGCCGCTACACGATCGGCACGGTCGATGCGACGGGCGAGCAGGACAGCTACGACATCGTGCAGTGGCCGACCCCTGACGGCGAAGCCGCTCCCACGGGCGTGGCGACCAGCTTCCTCGCGATCAACGGCAAGACCAAGGTGAAGGACGCGGCCTTCACGTTCTGGACCGAGTTCCTCTCCGCCGAGGGGCAGACCTTCCGTCTGCAGGGCGGCGGCAACGCGGTCCCCTCGATCAAGGGCGCCGACGAGGTCGTGCTCGAGGGCGACTATCCCGCACACGCCCAGACCTTCCTCGACATGCGCGACATCGGTTTCGAGGACTACCCCGCCGAGGCACGCGTGCCCGGCCTGCCGACCGCCATCGCCGATGAGTTCCTGAAGCTCTACCAGGGCAAGGCCGACGCACAGGAGACGCTCGACACCATCGCCGACCTGGTCAAGGAACGGTCGGAGTAG